Proteins from a genomic interval of Macrobrachium nipponense isolate FS-2020 chromosome 33, ASM1510439v2, whole genome shotgun sequence:
- the LOC135203137 gene encoding uncharacterized protein LOC135203137 — translation MDVPEYRRPIKVNRYWNRPKPRVYECNLRDAERMYQDNYKVYLAEKDYRLRGPRDWSEDKLDRFAHLRAGPLRREQSLQPFSSRHETSSTVEGILTRASLARETSEELPATLKIESKPVPAYDPQKETQSLEERLARLKRLREDLGLPQDAEASRNTLRDSMSRTLANDTDSSYKSERTSRYRSAAASGATSDESSYSFKSERSAKVNGIGASSSSIDDYKRTPTFERKRVELDVTPKMERKTFSARKDLDDDFSASKTEKKTERYSKLSATTASSSSPVRSRKVITATEKLDLDDEVDDATLAKMMKKLPSSQEILERISKMDLDD, via the coding sequence ATGGATGTTCCAGAATACAGGAGGCCTATAAAGGTCAACCGGTATTGGAACAGACCTAAGCCTAGGGTCTATGAGTGTAATTTAAGGGATGCTGAGCGCATGTACCAAGACAACTACAAGGTTTATCTCGCCGAGAAGGATTACAGGCTCCGAGGTCCCAGGGACTGGTCTGAGGACAAGCTTGACCGATTCGCACACCTGCGAGCGGGGCCTCTCCGTCGGGAGCAGTCCCTTCAGCCTTTCTCGAGCCGCCATGAGACTTCCTCTACCGTCGAGGGAATTCTCACGAGGGCCTCTCTCGCTCGAGAGACTTCGGAAGAGCTCCCCGCCACCTTGAAAATCGAATCCAAACCGGTCCCCGCTTATGACCCTCAGAAGGAGACTCAGAGCCTGGAGGAACGCCTCGCTAGGCTCAAGAGGCTGAGGGAGGATCTCGGACTCCCACAGGACGCCGAGGCCTCGAGAAACACCCTCCGAGACTCAATGTCTCGCACCCTCGCCAACGACACGGACAGTTCCTACAAGTCCGAAAGGACATCTCGCTACAGGTCAGCCGCTGCATCCGGAGCAACCAGTGACGAGTCCTCTTACAGCTTCAAGTCGGAAAGGTCAGCTAAGGTCAATGGCATCGGAGCTTCCTCCTCGTCAATCGACGATTACAAACGAACCCCAACTTTCGAAAGGAAGCGAGTGGAACTCGACGTTACCCCCAAGATGGAGCGAAAGACCTTCTCCGCCAGGAAGGACTTGGACGACGACTTCTCGGCGTCCAAGACCGAAAAAAAAACGGAACGGTACTCCAAACTGTCAGCGACAACTGCGTCCTCCAGTAGCCCCGTCAGGAGCAGGAAGGTCATTACCGCTACGGAAAAGCTGGACCTGGATGATGAGGTGGACGATGCCACCCTGGCCAAGATGATGAAGAAGCTACCATCATCTCAGGAGATTCTGGAACGAATCAGTAAAATGGATCTGGATGACTGA